The genomic region CGGCTACTGAGCGAGCAGTTGATGCCGGCTGTGGAGGAAGTCATTGCTAAACAACAGCGTGGCTACGCAGCTATCGATGCCATTGCCGTCGGCGTGGGCCCCGGCCCCTTTACCGGCTTGCGCGTGGGCATGGCTACTGCATCCGCGCTGGGGCAGGCTTTGTCCATTCCCGTCCACGGTGTGTGCACCCATGACGCCATCGCCAATGAGCTGGCCCGTCGCTTTAACGGTCCTGCGACGGCGCTGGTAGCTACCGATGCACGCCGCAAAGAAATCTACTTCGCCTTCTACCACCTGGCTGATGGCCACGCTGAGCGCCTCGGTGATCCCGATGTTGTGCGCCCCGAGGAACTTCCGGCACGTGATGTTGATGTTGTCTCCATCCCGCAACACCTGCTGGAGCGGTTGCCGCAGGCTTTTCACTCCGCGCACATTGAGCATTTATCGCCGAGTGTTTACGGTCTAGCGCGCGCGGCCGAGACTTCTGGGCTGGAGAAAGAACCTGGGCCTTTGGTGCCGCTGTATCTGCGTCGTCCGGATGCCAAAGAACCGGCGGCGCGGCCGCGGTCGGCAGCGATTCCAGAAGTGGAGCTATAAATGTATTTGCGGGAGCTGGTTCGCGAAGATGCCGCACGCTGTGCGGAACTTGAGGAGCAGTTATTTTCCGGGGATACCCCGTGGTCGAAAGAAAACTTCGAGCTGGAATTCCAACAACCCTATAACTTCTACCTCGGCGTCGAAGAAGATGGTCTGCTGGTCGGATACGCCGGCATTGGCCTGCGCGGGCACGTCGATGACCCGGAATTTGAAATCTTGACCATCGGCACCGATCCGAAGTACCAACGCCGCGGCATTGGCCGGATGATGATGGACAATATTTGCTACATCGCTGACTTGAAAAAGGCGCCGCTGTTTTTGGAAGTCCGCGTGGGCAATGAGCCTGCAATTGAGATGTATAAGGCCTATGGTTTTAAACACCTCGGAATCCGCCGCAACTACTACCAACCCTCCGGCGCGGATGCGCACACCATGAAACGCGACAGCGTCACTGACACAAACTCGGATAAAACCCCGGAGCAACCATGATTGTCTTAGGCATTGAAACCTCCTGCGATGAAACCGGCGTGGGCATTATTAACTTGGCCGACAATGGCGATATGGACATCCTGGCCAACGCAGTGGCGTCCTCGATGGAACAGCATGCACGCTTTGGCGGCGTGGTCCCCGAAATCGCCTCGCGCGCGCACTTAGAGGCGATGCCGCAGGTAATGCAGGCGGCGTTGGATGAGGCGGGCATCGTTAAGCCAGATGCTGTGGCCGCGACCGTGGGGCCTGGTCTCGCTGGCGCGCTGTTGGTCGGAGCATCGGCAGCCAAGGCCTATGCCTCGGCGTGGGGCGTGCCTTTTTACGGCGTCAACCACCTGGGCGGACACGTTGCCGTGGCCAACCTAGAAGGCGAAGAACTGCCGCATGCGGTCGCGCTCTTAGTCTCCGGTGGGCACACGCAATTGCTGGAAGTCGATGCCGTGGGCAAGCCCATGAAAGAACTCGGCTCGACCTTAGATGACGCGGCCGGTGAAGCATATGACAAAGTCTCCCGGCTGTTGGGCTTGGGATATCCGGGCGGGCCGGTCATCGATAAGCTAGCTCGACGCGGCCAGCCCACCATCGACTTTCCGCGCGGGCTCAACCGCAAAGAAGACCTGCGCGGGGAACACCGCCACGACTTTTCTTTCTCCGGTGTCAAGACCGCCGTCGCGCGTTACGTAGAAAAAGCCGAGCGCGAAGACCGCGTGATTTCCGTGGAAGATGTGTGCGCGTCTTTTCAAGAAGCTGTCTGCGATGTGCTGACCGCCAAAGCGATTCGCGCGTGTGAAGACACCGGTGCGCGCGTTTTGCTGCTCGGCGGCGGGGTAGCGGCTAATTCGCGGCTTCGCGAGCTAGCTGCCCAACGCTGCGCGGCCGCAGGGGTGGAACTGCGCGTGCCACGTTTTGAACTGTGCACCGATAACGGCGTGATGATTGCGGCTTTGGCCGGCCAGGTCATTCACGAAGGCGCGGCGCCATCTGGGTTGGCTGTCGGCACCGATACCTCATTGGATGTCGAGGTCCCGTTGGTCGCTAGTGGGGCGTAGTTATAAGTTTGTTCATCGAAAGTTCGCTCAGCTAGGCAAGCGCGAGAATCGATATCAGGCTAGGTTTAGTACTGATTACTGCATTAATTTATTTACGCATCTGTGTTTAAGGAGCGTGGGCTTTTTCCATGATCACCGGATTCCTCGTCAACCCTGACCTCACTCGCCGCAAGATCGAGTTTGAATTGGAACATGCTAACCAATTTCTTGGCGGCGCTACTGAAGACCGCGTGGCCGTGGCATTCCAGGAAGACGGCTCACATTATGCGGCGTTATTTAATGCGGAAGCCAAAGCCGAAGGCGCTGAGCCCAACCCGGTGGCCTCCCTTGCTCGCAATACCGCTGACACCGGCAACCCGTCCTTTTTGCAGGACCCATTGCGCGCGATTTCTGGCGCGGTGATCTTCGTGGAATCCGAAGGCGGCGATGTTACCGATGACATTATTGAAGGCGTGGAAAACTCCGTGCGCGCCGTCGAGAACTACCGCGAAGATTATGAAGAAGAATACCGCCTGTGGCGCGCGGCCGTGATTAATTCTGGCCGCGCGGAAGCTGCCGCGAAGCGACAGGCCGAAGAAAGCGCTGACTAATCCTCGGAAATCTCTCGCGCAGCTTCTCCGCACTGCTTTCCCGTCACGGAAGGCAGTGCTTTATTTTCTTTCACTATGCTTGGCTAGCAGGCAAGAAGCGGCGTTCGCGCACAGCTAACCGCCGATGTGAAGGCTTTTGTTGAGAGCTGGCACTTGCGCGGGTAGAGTGCTAATCAAGGTTGTTTGACCCACAGTTGTTCACCCGCGACGACGGCTGTGCTGGACTAATGATGCAACCGGCACAAACGCAACTAAGAGATTTCACACGGAGGAATCATCACCATGGCAAACATTAAGCCACTTGAGGACAAGGTTCTTGTTCAGATTGTAGAAGCTGAAACCACCACCGCATCCGGTCTGGTTATCCCAGATTCTGCCAAGGAAAAGCCACAGGAAGCAACCGTTGTTGCAGTCGGCCCAGGCCGCGCAAACGACAAGGGTGAGCTGACCCCAGTCGGCGTCAACGAAGGCGACACCGTCATCTTCTCCAAGTACGGCGGAACTGAGCTCAAGTACGACGGCGAAGAGTTCTTGTTGCTGTCTGCTCGTGACCTGCTCGCTGTAATCGAGAAGTAAGTAAGGCGGTTTAGCCACACATGGCAAAGCTGATTGCATTTGATCAAGAAGCCCGCAAGGGCATCCAGCGCGGCGTAGATACTCTCGCCGACGCTGTGAAGGTCACGCTCGGCCCACGCGGCCGCAACGTGGTGCTGTCGAAGTCCTTCGGCGGCCCAACCGTGACCAATGATGGTGTGACCATCGCGCGTGATATTGACGTTGACGAACCTTTTGAAAACCTCGGCGCCCAGCTGGTGAAGTCGGTTGCAGTCAAGACCAATGACACCGCAGGCGACGGCACGACTACCGCAACGCTTCTAGCGCAGGCGCTCATCTATGAAGGTCTGCGTAACGTTGCTGCTGGTTCCAATCCGGTCGAGCTCAACCGCGGTATCGCGGCGGCAGCGGAAAAGGTCGTTGAAGAGCTCAAGGCTCGCGCGACCCAGGTCAACTCCGCGACCGAGATTGCGCAGATTGCGACCGTGTCTTCCCGCGATCCAGAGATCGGAGAGATGGTCGCCGGTGCCATGGACAAGGTAGGCAAAGACGGCGTGGTCACCGTCGAGGAATCCCAGTCGATTGAATCCAGCGTGGATATCACCGAGGGCATTTCCTTTGACAAGGGCTACCTGTCGCCATATTTCGCCACCGAGGAAGAAACCTCCCAGGCGGTTTTGGACGACGCGCAAATCCTGCTGGTACGCAACAAGATTTCCTCCCTGCCAGATTTCCTGCCACTGCTGGAAAAGATTGCCGAGTCCAATAAGCCAACCCTGATTGTCGCTGAAGACATTGAAGGCGAAGCTTTGCAGGCACTGGTTGTCAACGCTATTCGCAAGACCTTGAAGGTCGCGGCTGTGAAGTCGCCATACTTCGGTGAGCGTCGTTCGGCATTCATGGACGATCTCGCTGTGGTTACCAACGCCACCGTGATTGACCCAGAAGTCGGCGTCAACTTGAATGAGGCTGGTCTGGAAGTTCTCGGTCGCGCACGTCGCGTCACCGTGACCAAGGACGACACAGTGCTTGTCGATGGCGCTGGCACCGCCGAAGCCGTCGAAGAGCGCCGGGCGTTTATCCGTCGCGAAATCGAGCGCACCGATTCCACATGGGATAAGGAAAAGCTCGAAGAGCGTTTGGCGAAGCTTTCCGGTGGCGTCGCGGTTATCCGCGTCGGCGCTGCTACCGAAACTGAAGTCAACGAGCGCAAGCTGCGCGTCGAAGATGCCATCAACGCTGCGCGCGCAGCTGTTGAAGAAGGCGTCATCGCCGGCGGCGGTTCCGCGCTGGTACAAATTGCCAAGGGCTTGGATGAATTCGCCAACGAATTCGACAATGAGGCCAAGATTGGCGTTCAGTCAGTTGCTCGCGCGCTGACTCGTCCTGCGTACTGGATTGCTCACAACGCAGGCCTCGATGGTGCAGTTGTTGTCGCACGCATCGAAGAGCTGCCCAACGGTGAAGGCTTCAACGCCGCCACCTTGACCTACGACAATTTGATCACCAACGGTGTTATCGATCCAGTCAAGGTCACCCACTCCGCAGTTGTCAATGCCACCTCTGTGGCTCGCATGGTGTTGACCACCGAGGCATCGGTCGTGGAAAAGCCAGCTGAAGCCGCCGAGGCTGCCGCTGGTGGACACCACCATCACCACTAAAACCCACGCTGCTGGCATCGCTTCGGCACGCTAGCACGTCAACACAAACGCGCCCTGCACTCGCAGGGCGCGTTTGTGATCTGCGGGCGAAGATGAATGTAAAGTAGCTGAAGTGATTGGACAAGAATATATTCGCATTGTCGGTGCCAGCGACAATAACTTGAAAAACGTCAGCATCGATATCCCGAAGCGTCAACTGACGGTGTTTACCGGTGTGTCTGGTTCCGGCAAGTCCTCGCTGGTCTTTGACACCGTCGCCGCGGAATCCCAGCGGCTGATCAATGAAACCTACCCCGGCTTTGTGCAAGGCTTTATGCAATCGCTTGCCCGCCCCGACGTCGAGCACCTCGAAGGGCTCACCGCGGCGATCATCGTTGGCCAAGAGCCACTCGCAGCCAATACTCGTTCCACCTTCGGCACCGTTACCGATATCACCGGCATGTTGCGCGTGCTCTTTTCGCGCATCGCCGAGCCGCACGTCGGCGGACCGGGCGCGTATTCTTTCAACGTGCCATCGGTAAGCGCGCAAGGCGCGATGAGCGTCAACGACGGCAAGAAGACTGTAACCAAATTCGAGCGCACCGGCGGCATGTGCCCACATTGCGATGGCACCGGCCGCGTCTCTGACATCGATCTCTCCGCTGTGGTCGATGAAAACCTGTCCATCAATGATGGCGCTATTTTGCTGCCGGGGCTGAAAGTAGGCTCTTGGTCCTGGAAAGCCTACGCCGAATCCGGCTTTTACCCCGCGGATAAGCCCGTCAAAGACTTCACCGACGAAGAAAAGCACAAGCTGTACTACGTCGAAGATGAAAAGGTGAAAACCAACGGCATCAACGTCACCTACAACGGCCTAGTGCCGCGGATGAAGGGGTCGTTGCTGGCCAAAGACCCGGAGACTTTGCAAAAGAGCCTGCGCGAGTACGTCGAGCGCGCCGTAACTTTTATCGCCTGCCCCGAGTGCGGCGGCACGCGTTTGGCGGAGCATGCGCGCACGTCGCTGATTAATGGCCAATCCATCGCCGATATCTCCGATGTGGAATTGCCTGAGGTTCTTACGTGGTTAGACGAAGTTCACGATGAGCGCGTTGCTCCGCTTGTCGATGTTTTATCCTCCTCCCTCCACACCGCCATCGACATTGGACTGGGGTATTTGACCCTGTCGCGTCCGTCGGGCACGTTATCTGGAGGTGAAGCCCAACGCGCGCGCATGGTGCGGCATTTGGGCTCGGCGCTAACCGATGCCACCTATGTCTTCGATGAGCCCACGGCCGGGCTGCACCCGGCGGATATTGAAAGAATGAACCGCACGCTGCTCCAGCTGCGCGATAAAGGCAACACCGTGCTGGTGGTGGAACATAAACCAGAAACCATTGCGATTGCCGATCACATCATTGATCTCGGCCCGCGCGCCGGAACCCACGGTGGAGAAATTACTTTTACGGGTACTTTTGACGAGCTGAAAGCCTCCGATACCTTAACCGGCAAGCACTTGGGCGACCGCGTTCCCGTCAAAGACACCGTGCGCAAGGCCACGGGCGTGGTGGAAATTCGCGGCGCTGCGAAAAATAACCTGGATAATGTCGATGTTGATATCCCGCTGGGACAGCTCAGCGCCATTACCGGTGTGGCGGGTTCGGGCAAGTCCTCGCTGATGGCGTGCTTGCCGCAGGACTTGAGGGATTCTGGGCGCTTATTATTTGTCGATCAGACTGCCATTCGCGGCTCTCGGCGCTCTAACCCGGCAACCTATACCGGCGCGCTGGATTCCATCCGCAAGGCCTTTGCCAAAGCACACGGGGTAAAACCTGGGTTGTTCTCGGCGAATTCCGATGGCGCCTGCCCGCACTGCAATGGGGCCGGCGTTGTCTGGGTGGACTTAGGGCTGATGAGCGGTGCGGATGTGCCCTGTGAAGTCTGCGAGGGCCGTCGTTTTAACGATGAGGTCTTGGGCTACACGCTTGGTGGGAAAAATATTGCTGATGTACTCGAGCTTCCCGCGGAGCAAGCAGCCGAGTATTTCACAGCGAAAGAATCCAAAGTGGCCGCGGCCGCGAAGATTTGCGACACCCTAGTCAGCGTCGGTCTGGGATATATCACCTTGGGCCAAGCCTTGAACACCTTGTCGGGTGGTGAGCGCCAGCGTTTGAAGCTCGCGGTGCACCTAGGCTCGAAGGCGGCGGCAGATATTCTCATCCTGGATGAGCCGACCACCGGTTTGCATTTGGCCGATGTGGAAATGCTGCTGGGGTTATTAGACACCCTGGTGGAAGCCGGCAACACCGTAGTCTGCGTGGAGCACCACTTGGCTGTGGTTGCTCACGCCGACCACGTCATTGACCTTGGCCCGGGCGCCGGCTCCGAGGGCGGCACCGTCGTCTTTGCCGGTGCGCCCAAGGACCTAATGCACGCCGATGGGTCGCTGACCGGCAAATACTTGGCTAGCTACGCTTAACGCCAATCCAGCGGTCATCGGTAAACTCCTCGATGGCCCAGTCTCCATTGAAGCGGCCCAAGCCGGAGTTCTTTAATCCGCCGAACATCACGTGTGCTTCATCATTGACCGTGAGGTCATTGATGTGCACCATGCCGGATTCAATGCGCAACCCCACCTGCGATGCGTGATCGATATCGCGGGAGTACACCGCCGCGGAGAGCCCGAATTCCGGATCATTGGCCAGCTCGATGGCGTGGTCTTCATCATTGGCTTTCATCACGCCAATCAGGGGACCAAAGATTTCTTCGCGCGCGATTTCCATATCGCGGGTGACATCGGTAAATACGTGCGGGGAGACAAGCCGGCCATTGATTGGCCCTTCCAGCGCTACCGTCGCGCCCTCGTCTTTCGCCTGCGCGATTTTCTTCTTTAGCCCATCGAGCTGGCTGTCATTGATAATCGGGCCGACGACATTCTTGTCTTCTTCCGGATTGCCCACGGGAATAGCGCGGACCGCATCCAGGAATTTCTCCACGAATTCATCGTAGATAGAACCATCAACGATCACGCGGTTGACCGCCATGCAAATCTGGCCCTGGTGCAGGAAAGAGCCCATCGCGGCATCTTGTGCGGCTTTGTCGACGTCGGCATCGGCAAGCACAACCAGCGGGGCATTGCCGCCCAACTCCAGGGACACATTTTTCATTGGCCCGCCGTTGATGGCCAGCTCGCCGACGCGACGGCCCACCGGGGTAGAACCAGTAAAGGAGATGAGCTTTGGCACGGGGTGGGTGACAAAGTGGTCACCGATTTCCGAGCCCGCGCCGCTGAGGTTGCTGATAACCCCTGCCGGCACGCCGGCCTCTTCGAAAATACGCGCGGGGATCAGCCCACCGGTAATGGGCGTATCACTCGCGGCCTTGAGCACGACAGCATTGCCCAGCGCCAACGCCGGGGCGACCGAGCGAATGGATAAGTGCAGCGGGAAATTCCAGGGGCTGATGACGCCGACGACGCCCTTGGCCACGCGGTAGACGCGGTTTTCCTTGCCGGGGAAATT from Corynebacterium ammoniagenes DSM 20306 harbors:
- the tsaB gene encoding tRNA (adenosine(37)-N6)-threonylcarbamoyltransferase complex dimerization subunit type 1 TsaB; the protein is MRVLALDTATPDLVTGVVDIASGELTEKVIEDTRLLSEQLMPAVEEVIAKQQRGYAAIDAIAVGVGPGPFTGLRVGMATASALGQALSIPVHGVCTHDAIANELARRFNGPATALVATDARRKEIYFAFYHLADGHAERLGDPDVVRPEELPARDVDVVSIPQHLLERLPQAFHSAHIEHLSPSVYGLARAAETSGLEKEPGPLVPLYLRRPDAKEPAARPRSAAIPEVEL
- the rimI gene encoding ribosomal protein S18-alanine N-acetyltransferase, coding for MYLRELVREDAARCAELEEQLFSGDTPWSKENFELEFQQPYNFYLGVEEDGLLVGYAGIGLRGHVDDPEFEILTIGTDPKYQRRGIGRMMMDNICYIADLKKAPLFLEVRVGNEPAIEMYKAYGFKHLGIRRNYYQPSGADAHTMKRDSVTDTNSDKTPEQP
- the tsaD gene encoding tRNA (adenosine(37)-N6)-threonylcarbamoyltransferase complex transferase subunit TsaD; the protein is MIVLGIETSCDETGVGIINLADNGDMDILANAVASSMEQHARFGGVVPEIASRAHLEAMPQVMQAALDEAGIVKPDAVAATVGPGLAGALLVGASAAKAYASAWGVPFYGVNHLGGHVAVANLEGEELPHAVALLVSGGHTQLLEVDAVGKPMKELGSTLDDAAGEAYDKVSRLLGLGYPGGPVIDKLARRGQPTIDFPRGLNRKEDLRGEHRHDFSFSGVKTAVARYVEKAEREDRVISVEDVCASFQEAVCDVLTAKAIRACEDTGARVLLLGGGVAANSRLRELAAQRCAAAGVELRVPRFELCTDNGVMIAALAGQVIHEGAAPSGLAVGTDTSLDVEVPLVASGA
- the groES gene encoding co-chaperone GroES yields the protein MANIKPLEDKVLVQIVEAETTTASGLVIPDSAKEKPQEATVVAVGPGRANDKGELTPVGVNEGDTVIFSKYGGTELKYDGEEFLLLSARDLLAVIEK
- the groL gene encoding chaperonin GroEL (60 kDa chaperone family; promotes refolding of misfolded polypeptides especially under stressful conditions; forms two stacked rings of heptamers to form a barrel-shaped 14mer; ends can be capped by GroES; misfolded proteins enter the barrel where they are refolded when GroES binds), encoding MAKLIAFDQEARKGIQRGVDTLADAVKVTLGPRGRNVVLSKSFGGPTVTNDGVTIARDIDVDEPFENLGAQLVKSVAVKTNDTAGDGTTTATLLAQALIYEGLRNVAAGSNPVELNRGIAAAAEKVVEELKARATQVNSATEIAQIATVSSRDPEIGEMVAGAMDKVGKDGVVTVEESQSIESSVDITEGISFDKGYLSPYFATEEETSQAVLDDAQILLVRNKISSLPDFLPLLEKIAESNKPTLIVAEDIEGEALQALVVNAIRKTLKVAAVKSPYFGERRSAFMDDLAVVTNATVIDPEVGVNLNEAGLEVLGRARRVTVTKDDTVLVDGAGTAEAVEERRAFIRREIERTDSTWDKEKLEERLAKLSGGVAVIRVGAATETEVNERKLRVEDAINAARAAVEEGVIAGGGSALVQIAKGLDEFANEFDNEAKIGVQSVARALTRPAYWIAHNAGLDGAVVVARIEELPNGEGFNAATLTYDNLITNGVIDPVKVTHSAVVNATSVARMVLTTEASVVEKPAEAAEAAAGGHHHHH
- a CDS encoding ATP-binding cassette domain-containing protein, with the protein product MGQEYIRIVGASDNNLKNVSIDIPKRQLTVFTGVSGSGKSSLVFDTVAAESQRLINETYPGFVQGFMQSLARPDVEHLEGLTAAIIVGQEPLAANTRSTFGTVTDITGMLRVLFSRIAEPHVGGPGAYSFNVPSVSAQGAMSVNDGKKTVTKFERTGGMCPHCDGTGRVSDIDLSAVVDENLSINDGAILLPGLKVGSWSWKAYAESGFYPADKPVKDFTDEEKHKLYYVEDEKVKTNGINVTYNGLVPRMKGSLLAKDPETLQKSLREYVERAVTFIACPECGGTRLAEHARTSLINGQSIADISDVELPEVLTWLDEVHDERVAPLVDVLSSSLHTAIDIGLGYLTLSRPSGTLSGGEAQRARMVRHLGSALTDATYVFDEPTAGLHPADIERMNRTLLQLRDKGNTVLVVEHKPETIAIADHIIDLGPRAGTHGGEITFTGTFDELKASDTLTGKHLGDRVPVKDTVRKATGVVEIRGAAKNNLDNVDVDIPLGQLSAITGVAGSGKSSLMACLPQDLRDSGRLLFVDQTAIRGSRRSNPATYTGALDSIRKAFAKAHGVKPGLFSANSDGACPHCNGAGVVWVDLGLMSGADVPCEVCEGRRFNDEVLGYTLGGKNIADVLELPAEQAAEYFTAKESKVAAAAKICDTLVSVGLGYITLGQALNTLSGGERQRLKLAVHLGSKAAADILILDEPTTGLHLADVEMLLGLLDTLVEAGNTVVCVEHHLAVVAHADHVIDLGPGAGSEGGTVVFAGAPKDLMHADGSLTGKYLASYA
- a CDS encoding aldehyde dehydrogenase family protein, which translates into the protein MSNFSGIELNQQLIAGTWRDGNSDRVAKTSNPYDDSVLAEIQQASAADVDETYEAAKKAQPAWAEMAPAKRSAIIYKAAELLEEKREEIVDLLIRESGSTRGKANLEVTLAANITRESASFPARMHGRISPSNFPGKENRVYRVAKGVVGVISPWNFPLHLSIRSVAPALALGNAVVLKAASDTPITGGLIPARIFEEAGVPAGVISNLSGAGSEIGDHFVTHPVPKLISFTGSTPVGRRVGELAINGGPMKNVSLELGGNAPLVVLADADVDKAAQDAAMGSFLHQGQICMAVNRVIVDGSIYDEFVEKFLDAVRAIPVGNPEEDKNVVGPIINDSQLDGLKKKIAQAKDEGATVALEGPINGRLVSPHVFTDVTRDMEIAREEIFGPLIGVMKANDEDHAIELANDPEFGLSAAVYSRDIDHASQVGLRIESGMVHINDLTVNDEAHVMFGGLKNSGLGRFNGDWAIEEFTDDRWIGVKRS